A section of the Acanthochromis polyacanthus isolate Apoly-LR-REF ecotype Palm Island chromosome 13, KAUST_Apoly_ChrSc, whole genome shotgun sequence genome encodes:
- the si:dkey-202g17.3 gene encoding 4F2 cell-surface antigen heavy chain, translated as MPLNAGDTGYGSVPSPRLQGAAGGSEAAPLLIPEPEPESGRQWEPMSRRELEVIAGGPGWRKVRCYLVLLFWLTWVSMLAVSIAIITISPRPVVTPLRWWQKSLFYQLEPELLLEARGSEGISAVCEQLPFLRSLGVGALILEGLFKREASPLNLTAVGRNLDTETQIQHLLLDSNKAGVKVVLDFCELDLSGHQDATRNSHEPSNFSASHALRYWLEKGVAGFAICDTDAAYSEKTLLEWRGIFREFSTEEEERIMVVKQTADVLRPLNNSGQINATMVDVVMRSILPYSHHILSTQEVADAVQKHLQTPEGDVWPIWTVGGKASHDLKKLLMVLMMTLPGSPAVHEQINQTQDKRSSAALFTSLSRSRSREEALLYGSFTFLPFNTSSTSNSTFSSPSSPPVLAFLRSWGCVHFLVLLNIGPEVHPLDPNWASNLPEAGVFVTSTGMDRLGSTSLYTLQLQPHEAIVIKLFKEGSYS; from the exons ATGCCGCTGAACGCAGGAGACACCGGCTACGGCAGCGTGCCAAGCCCCAGGCTGCAGGGCGCCGCGGGCGGCTCTGAGGCGGCCCCGCTGCTCATCCCGGAGCCGGAGCCAGAGTCCGGCCGGCAGTGGGAGCCCATGAGCCGGCGGGAGCTGGAAGTGATCGCCGGTGGCCCTGGGTGGAGGAAAGTGCGGTGTTACCTGGTGCTGCTGTTCTGGTTGACCTGGGTGTCCATGCTCGCCGTCTCCATCGCCATCATCACGATCAGCCCCCGGCCGGTGGTGACTCCGCTCCGCTGGTGGCAGAAGTCTCTGTTCTACCAGCTGGAGccggagctgctgctggaggcccGAGGGTCAGAGGGCATCAGTG CTGTGTGCGAGCAGCTTCCTTTCCTCAGGTCTTTGGGTGTCGGAGCTCTTATCTTGGAGGGTCTGTTTAAAAGGGAAGCATCTCCTTTAAACCTCACTGCTGTTGGCAGAAACTTGGATACAGAGACTCAGATCCAACATCTGCTATTAGACAGCAACAAAGCAG GTGTCAAAGTGGTGTTAGACTTCTGTGAACTGGATCTGTCGGGACATCAGGACGCAACAAGAAACTCACACGAGCCGTCAAACTTTTCAGCTTCA CATGCACTCAGGTACTGGTTGGAGAAAGGTGTAGCCGGTTTTGCAATCTGTGACACCGATGCAGCATATTCAGAAAAG ACTCTGCTGGAGTGGAGAGGCATCTTCAGGGAGTTcagcactgaggaggaggaaag GATTATGGTGGTGAAACAGACGGCAGACGTTCTTCGTCCACTGAACAACTCCGGCCAGATCAACGCCACAATGGTGGATGTGGTCATGAGGTCCATTCTGCCGTATTCACATCACATCCTGTCCACTCAGGAAGTGGCCGACGCGGTACAGAAACATCTGCAAACACCAGAGGGAGATGTGTGGCCCATTTGGACT GTTGGAGGTAAAGCATCTCATGACTTGAAGAAGCTCCTCATGGTGCTGATGATGACTCTGCCAGGATCGCCTGCGGTCCATGAACAGATCAACCAAACACAG GACAAGCGTTCATCTGCAGCTCTCTTCACCTCCCTGAGCCGCTCCAGATCCAGAGAAGAAGCTCTCCTGTACGGCAGCTTCACCTTCCTCCCCTTCaacacctcctccacctcaaaCTCCACTTTCTCCTCTCCATCGTCTCCTCCAGTCCTGGCCTTCCTACGCTCCTGGGGTTGCGTCCATTTCCTCGTTCTGCTCAACATCGGCCCTGAGGTTCACCCTCTGGACCCTAACTGGGCCTCGAACCTGCCTGAAGCTGGAGTGTTTGTGACCAGCACAGGGATGGATCGCTTGGGCTCTACGTCTCTGTACACACTTCAACTGCAGCCACATGAAGCCATCGTGATCAAACTGTTCAAGGAAGGAAGCTACTCGTAG